One part of the Neorhodopirellula lusitana genome encodes these proteins:
- a CDS encoding DUF1501 domain-containing protein translates to MQSHKNQLARRTFLRETGIGSIALAALLRGESPTSAAPSVTSYEGVLDNPHHQPRIKRVIHLCMAGGPSHLETFDEKATLKRLDGKAMPASVTDGQPIAQLQGKALRVMGPLFPFQKCGDSGQSISSILPHMRTLADEMCIVKSMHTEQINHDPAHTFFNTGSAISGRPSMGSWALYGLGSETQELPGFIVLTSEGGGQSQPISSRQWHSGFLPSRYQGVQMYSTGNPVHYVGNPSGVSSSQQRDVVDSISRINSLRNQGLQDPEIATRLAGYEMAFRMQSSVPELTDMSSESQATFDRYGCTPGDGTFGSNCLLARRLAERGVRFIQLYHRGWDHHSGIKDGIQRTAKLVDQGTAALVQDLKQRGMLDDTLIVWGGEFGRTPMAQGSGRDHHIKGFSMWMAGGGIKAGTSFGETDEFGYNAVQDKVHVRDFHATMLHLLGLDHNRLTYKFQGLDFKLTGVEEAHVIHGVLS, encoded by the coding sequence ATGCAATCCCATAAAAACCAACTTGCACGCCGGACGTTCTTGCGTGAAACCGGCATCGGCTCGATCGCCCTCGCTGCGCTGTTACGTGGCGAATCTCCGACCTCTGCAGCTCCGTCGGTGACCAGCTACGAAGGTGTACTGGATAATCCGCACCACCAACCTCGCATCAAACGGGTCATTCACCTTTGCATGGCGGGCGGCCCCAGTCATCTGGAAACGTTTGACGAAAAGGCGACTTTGAAACGACTCGATGGAAAGGCCATGCCGGCGTCGGTAACCGATGGTCAACCCATCGCTCAACTGCAAGGCAAAGCTTTGCGGGTAATGGGACCTTTGTTTCCGTTTCAAAAATGCGGCGATAGTGGCCAGTCGATTTCATCGATCCTTCCCCATATGCGCACGCTTGCCGATGAGATGTGCATCGTGAAGTCGATGCACACTGAACAAATCAACCATGATCCGGCGCACACCTTCTTCAACACGGGATCAGCCATCAGTGGTCGTCCTTCGATGGGTTCGTGGGCGTTGTACGGGCTGGGCAGTGAAACCCAAGAGCTACCGGGATTCATCGTCCTGACCAGCGAAGGCGGCGGGCAGAGTCAACCGATCAGTTCGCGGCAATGGCATTCCGGGTTCTTGCCCAGTCGTTACCAGGGCGTGCAAATGTACTCAACCGGAAATCCGGTGCACTATGTTGGTAACCCAAGCGGTGTCTCGTCATCCCAACAGCGAGATGTGGTTGACTCGATCTCGCGAATCAATTCGCTTCGTAACCAAGGTTTGCAAGATCCTGAAATTGCGACCCGATTGGCCGGATACGAGATGGCTTTCCGGATGCAATCGTCCGTGCCTGAATTGACCGACATGTCTTCGGAATCTCAAGCAACGTTCGACAGGTACGGATGCACGCCCGGCGACGGCACCTTCGGCAGCAATTGTTTACTAGCCCGACGACTGGCCGAACGAGGTGTGCGATTCATCCAGCTCTACCACCGTGGCTGGGACCACCACAGCGGGATTAAAGACGGTATCCAAAGGACTGCCAAGCTAGTCGATCAAGGTACCGCTGCGTTGGTCCAGGACCTAAAGCAAAGAGGAATGTTGGACGACACCCTGATCGTTTGGGGTGGCGAATTCGGACGCACGCCGATGGCCCAAGGTAGCGGCCGCGACCACCACATCAAGGGGTTTTCAATGTGGATGGCCGGTGGCGGCATCAAAGCAGGAACCTCATTCGGCGAAACAGATGAGTTCGGCTACAACGCGGTCCAAGACAAGGTCCACGTCCGCGACTTCCACGCAACCATGTTGCATCTGTTAGGCCTCGATCACAATCGTCTGACTTACAAGTTCCAAGGTCTCGACTTCAAACTGACCGGTGTCGAAGAAGCCCATGTGATCCACGGCGTCCTGTCCTAA
- a CDS encoding PSD1 and planctomycete cytochrome C domain-containing protein: MRNYTMLIGQLCGALVLAQATAAGEISFNRDIRPILSDKCFACHGPDAENAAADLRLDLREEAIDSGAIIPGESEDGELILRVLSEDEHSVMPPAESHKPLSEREKELLVRWIAEGAEYEPHWAYTPMQSLKSQMPGTPSLTKIIDDRISERLAEEGVAPVQPADRVTVIRRLAIDLTGIPPTREEVDAFVHDASGDAYENLVDRLLGSDRYGERMTAYWLDLVRYADTVGYHGDQNVSQSPYRDYVIDAFNQNMPYDRFVTEQIAGDLLPDSTSSQLVASGYNRLNQTTQEGGAQAKEYLSIYFADRVRNVSQVFMGATIGCAQCHDHKYDPYTAKDFYSLGAFFADIDEVGVYRNGTGDLDFRPPSIRVITPDWQQRLDDIDGELAQLMATIPDLRTEILTGFSVWEAEARTRLDQQTEKEIAWVDDTQLIGGKPDAKWPFVSANDKPSSGKVYSGKLARRQESKAVVQHLFRSAAEPQVVTEDSRFFAWVHLDADNPPRAIMLQFNDGNWEHRKVWGSDEISYGRKAESHSGYFRNGDLPPLGRWVRLEVDASEVGLRPGSKVVGMAFTQAGGLVHWDKSGRIELGEFPVKIAETLSTPAIDRSEMQTAELLDYYVANSRAMKDLQYQVDAKKRYRTEVEKQIPTTVVSRSVAPRAIRVLNRGDWMDETGEIVLPAIPEFLGKIETEADRLTRLDLAKWLCQPDNPMTARTVVNRLWSLMFGRGICTSLDDFGGQGTYPSYPALLDTLAVEFIESGWDVKHIVRSIANTDAYRRSSRPTDQLASQDAYNDWFARQGRFTVDAEMVRDTALAVSGLLVEKIGGPSVRPYQPAGYYAQLNFPRRTYVADTDESQYRRGLYTHWQRTFLHPMLKAFDAPSREECTAKRARSNTPLQALVMLNDSTFLEAASVFAQRVIDQGDQSIDERIQWAYQAAVSRKPSPAVAAELRSLYEKHLAEYRADPQAASQASTLNPHANSSSGDAAELAAWTSVTRVILNLHETITRY, encoded by the coding sequence ATGCGAAATTACACAATGCTCATTGGGCAGCTCTGCGGAGCCTTGGTGCTTGCCCAGGCCACTGCGGCCGGGGAAATCTCTTTTAATCGTGACATCCGACCGATTTTGTCGGACAAATGCTTCGCCTGCCACGGACCGGATGCGGAAAACGCCGCGGCTGACTTACGTCTGGACTTACGTGAGGAAGCGATTGATTCCGGAGCCATCATTCCGGGCGAATCGGAGGATGGTGAACTGATACTCCGGGTGCTATCGGAGGATGAACATTCGGTCATGCCGCCGGCTGAATCACACAAGCCACTGAGTGAACGAGAGAAGGAACTGTTGGTTCGCTGGATTGCGGAGGGGGCCGAATACGAACCGCACTGGGCGTACACACCGATGCAGTCGCTGAAGTCGCAAATGCCTGGCACTCCATCACTGACCAAGATCATCGACGATCGGATCAGTGAACGACTTGCCGAAGAAGGCGTCGCCCCAGTTCAGCCCGCCGATCGCGTGACTGTCATTCGACGCTTGGCGATCGACCTGACCGGAATCCCGCCTACGCGTGAAGAAGTCGATGCGTTCGTGCACGATGCCTCTGGTGATGCTTATGAAAACCTAGTCGATCGCCTATTGGGATCCGATCGCTATGGCGAGCGAATGACCGCGTATTGGCTGGACTTGGTTCGCTATGCGGATACGGTCGGGTACCACGGTGATCAAAACGTGTCGCAGTCTCCGTATCGCGACTACGTAATCGACGCTTTCAACCAGAACATGCCTTACGATCGCTTTGTAACTGAACAGATTGCCGGTGACTTGTTACCCGATTCCACGTCGTCGCAATTGGTCGCGTCAGGCTACAATCGCCTCAATCAAACGACTCAAGAGGGTGGCGCTCAAGCGAAAGAGTATCTGTCAATCTATTTCGCCGACCGTGTACGGAATGTTTCTCAAGTGTTCATGGGCGCAACTATTGGCTGCGCTCAATGTCACGATCACAAGTACGACCCTTACACCGCCAAAGACTTCTACTCGTTGGGTGCGTTCTTTGCTGACATCGACGAAGTCGGTGTCTACCGGAACGGAACCGGTGACCTGGATTTCCGGCCTCCGTCGATTCGAGTGATCACGCCTGATTGGCAGCAGCGTCTTGACGACATTGACGGTGAACTAGCGCAACTAATGGCCACGATTCCCGATTTGCGTACGGAGATCTTAACGGGCTTTTCAGTATGGGAAGCCGAAGCCCGAACGCGACTGGATCAGCAGACCGAAAAGGAAATCGCCTGGGTCGATGACACTCAACTGATTGGCGGGAAGCCGGATGCGAAGTGGCCGTTCGTCTCCGCAAACGATAAGCCGTCCAGTGGTAAAGTCTACAGTGGAAAACTCGCCCGCCGCCAAGAATCAAAAGCGGTCGTACAGCACCTCTTTCGCAGTGCCGCGGAGCCTCAGGTGGTCACTGAGGATTCTCGGTTTTTTGCCTGGGTCCATTTGGACGCCGATAACCCGCCTCGAGCGATCATGCTGCAGTTCAATGATGGCAATTGGGAACATCGCAAGGTATGGGGCTCCGACGAGATCTCGTACGGTCGCAAGGCCGAGAGTCATTCAGGATATTTCCGCAACGGAGATCTGCCACCGCTAGGCCGTTGGGTACGCCTGGAAGTCGATGCGTCCGAGGTTGGCTTGCGTCCCGGATCGAAGGTCGTTGGGATGGCATTCACCCAGGCCGGTGGATTGGTTCACTGGGATAAATCCGGAAGAATTGAACTGGGCGAGTTCCCGGTGAAAATAGCGGAAACGCTGAGCACCCCCGCAATCGACCGCAGCGAAATGCAAACCGCTGAGCTGTTGGACTATTACGTCGCCAACAGCCGGGCGATGAAGGACCTGCAATATCAAGTCGATGCTAAGAAACGCTATCGAACCGAAGTTGAAAAGCAGATTCCAACCACCGTTGTGAGCCGCTCGGTCGCACCGCGTGCCATTCGCGTGTTGAACCGAGGCGACTGGATGGACGAGACGGGTGAAATTGTATTGCCCGCGATTCCTGAATTCCTTGGTAAAATCGAAACGGAAGCGGATCGCCTAACACGGCTGGATTTGGCGAAGTGGCTTTGCCAACCCGACAATCCAATGACGGCACGCACAGTGGTCAATCGTTTATGGAGCCTGATGTTTGGCCGCGGGATCTGTACCAGCCTGGATGATTTCGGCGGGCAGGGAACGTACCCGTCTTATCCAGCGTTGCTCGATACGCTAGCGGTGGAGTTCATCGAATCGGGCTGGGATGTCAAACACATTGTGCGATCGATCGCGAACACCGATGCCTATCGTCGATCCAGTCGCCCTACGGATCAACTGGCTTCCCAGGATGCGTACAACGATTGGTTTGCTCGCCAGGGAAGGTTCACGGTCGACGCCGAAATGGTTCGCGACACTGCGCTCGCTGTCAGTGGACTATTGGTGGAAAAAATTGGCGGCCCAAGTGTGCGACCGTACCAACCGGCAGGCTACTATGCCCAGCTGAATTTTCCTCGACGAACCTATGTTGCCGACACGGATGAATCGCAATATCGCCGTGGTCTCTACACTCATTGGCAACGTACGTTTTTGCACCCCATGTTGAAGGCGTTTGACGCCCCGAGTCGCGAGGAATGCACGGCCAAGCGAGCACGCTCGAACACTCCACTACAAGCCTTGGTCATGCTAAACGACTCAACCTTCTTGGAGGCCGCTAGCGTGTTTGCTCAACGAGTCATCGACCAAGGCGATCAATCCATCGACGAGCGTATTCAGTGGGCCTATCAGGCGGCCGTTTCACGAAAACCATCGCCGGCGGTCGCAGCCGAATTGCGGTCTTTGTACGAAAAACACCTAGCTGAATATCGGGCGGACCCGCAAGCGGCCAGCCAAGCCAGCACGCTGAACCCTCACGCCAATTCGTCTTCGGGGGACGCGGCCGAACTTGCGGCTTGGACGAGTGTCACACGAGTCATTTTGAATTTGCACGAAACCATTACACGATATTGA
- a CDS encoding DUF1559 domain-containing protein codes for MHTQPSPSTRHTREAFTLVELLVVIAIIGVLVGLLLPAVQAAREAARRMSCSNNLKQLALGIHNYESTFARLPPGYLHKPGPNGTLLDANHMGFAWGTAILPHIEQPGLFDQFDFSRPVWDLENLEARETPLATFLCPSDTYSEDSYVIRDDSVTPTERYAAASYAANWGPSTATVNLDDTPLESQGVFYRNSPTRFRDILDGLSNTLALGERTNGPLPTSDVSAGGHMNFETAWSAAVRDIDELADDHGHMVLFETQYRPNQIDGDDKGLSAPHVGLCQFALCDGSIRAISVHIDEKLYDALGTRMGKEVTEEF; via the coding sequence ATGCATACGCAACCTTCCCCTTCGACTCGTCATACCCGCGAGGCGTTCACTCTCGTGGAACTCTTGGTCGTGATCGCCATCATCGGCGTGCTCGTCGGCCTCCTGCTTCCGGCGGTCCAGGCTGCGAGAGAAGCGGCCCGCCGCATGTCGTGCAGCAACAACCTGAAACAACTGGCCCTGGGCATCCACAACTACGAATCCACCTTTGCCCGGCTTCCGCCTGGCTACCTGCACAAACCGGGACCGAACGGCACGCTCTTAGACGCCAACCACATGGGGTTCGCTTGGGGGACAGCCATTCTTCCCCACATCGAACAACCTGGTTTGTTTGACCAGTTCGACTTCAGTCGCCCGGTGTGGGATCTCGAAAACCTGGAAGCCCGCGAAACACCACTGGCAACCTTCCTTTGCCCTTCGGACACCTATTCGGAAGACTCCTACGTGATCCGAGACGACTCGGTGACACCGACGGAACGCTATGCGGCAGCCTCGTACGCGGCGAACTGGGGCCCCTCCACCGCGACCGTCAACTTGGATGACACACCACTGGAAAGCCAAGGTGTTTTTTACCGAAACAGTCCAACCCGATTTCGAGACATCCTTGATGGGCTTTCCAACACGCTGGCACTCGGCGAACGAACCAACGGGCCGCTACCGACCAGCGACGTTTCGGCGGGTGGTCACATGAACTTCGAAACCGCTTGGTCAGCGGCCGTCCGCGACATCGACGAACTAGCCGATGACCACGGTCACATGGTGCTGTTTGAGACCCAGTATCGCCCGAACCAGATCGACGGCGACGACAAAGGCTTATCGGCACCCCATGTCGGCCTCTGTCAATTCGCCCTCTGCGACGGTTCTATCCGAGCGATCTCCGTCCACATTGACGAAAAACTCTACGATGCACTGGGCACCCGAATGGGAAAAGAAGTGACCGAAGAGTTCTAG
- a CDS encoding serine/threonine-protein kinase yields MQDDDPDATTAPARKSISPDVYDTVVKQGDAGTQQGQLPPTVQSPRLGAEDSTPLRFIPVRKHAEGGLGEIHVARDCELNREVALKKIKPSRHDDKESQLQFLLEGEITGSLEHPGIVPVYAMGIDSSGRPFYAMRFIRGNSLAKEIEQFHSPASPMTTGQRELAMRKMLRRFTDVCNAVDYAHSRGVLHRDLKPDNVMVGPYGETLVVDWGLAKLIDQPANDEDRSQEPAFLSGTIPNVNRISSRGVVGSLPYMSPEQANGLFDELTPACDIFSLGGILYNLLTGRTLYTGGSMSEVLQKARQRECVPARQIDSSIHPALEAICERATDKSPQERYESARLLADEIDAYLADQPVDAYDEPISAQVRRWMRQHPRIVSTVLSALLVASVGLTFGLGILSNKNAEISQQKEVATQNLQAARTAVRESLVRISEDPQLKQEGLAKLRSRLLEAPASFYTDFLKQTPNDPALRFEQAEWRYLLGRITVQIGSQQEAIEHFQASYRLCKDLLQIDPRENSWLLKASQSSVAIAGIQQSFGEFEQAIESANESRVLAERLPDSSQDRDELRARALNVIASIQLVQSDFETLAATLDEIDKFGEGLSDSMQQESDRIRATMLADQGRVVECETVLKAGLERLQNSSPSSTDADKAATQQAELHNSLGIHYVSTGRPNAALEQFTKGQAIAEDLADRHRDDVYFQELLSNFENNLTLPYSDMGIRPDPSAIREQLDRSLEKTRSAARTNPADYVNTLSIARSLMNRGEEKLDAGNSDTAKADFDEAKSITDELLGKFPDLVEIQQVRNRLMFNESTRLAANNQTTQAIPKCRQAMVQTQSLIDRGIVAAFASRADGHRRLAQFAIQAGKWDVAKSEINQWRDLYEQVPSTYRDAPAHSQQLAWAAQNMVDVHYGENRYDDAFAEVENALEIRGKLVKRFPDEPFFASQLGWLHNWYGFQLLSIRGESAMPDALIQMRAGCSELQKVPTQWRNNSSLQGQIDAEKFLADLNIESGDFETALDRYQFAIECSDALFDRNQQFQNLIQQSQLCTAKSQVLALLERNEEMDAALVTARSVVERILIEQPDHEGAKRQRYAVLVTHGNRMRLREKFAEALEYFEQAIDVGGHEDLTLARILQASMQVRIGNYQTGVEIAKSSLFANAVLPEDRYNAACVYALASAAASQDGDLASDERKSVANRFAASAVNLLDEAFESPDYAIESNIEVLLTDQELESLRKREDYQALVKQLQHLP; encoded by the coding sequence GTGCAAGACGACGATCCCGACGCCACCACCGCACCCGCACGCAAGTCGATATCGCCCGACGTCTACGACACGGTGGTAAAGCAGGGCGACGCTGGCACCCAGCAGGGCCAACTCCCGCCCACGGTGCAATCGCCCCGCTTAGGTGCGGAAGACTCAACACCACTGCGTTTCATTCCTGTTCGCAAGCATGCCGAAGGGGGCCTGGGCGAGATCCACGTCGCGCGCGACTGTGAGTTGAATCGTGAAGTCGCGTTAAAGAAGATCAAACCGAGTCGCCACGACGACAAAGAGAGCCAGTTGCAGTTTTTGCTGGAAGGTGAGATCACGGGTTCGCTGGAGCATCCTGGGATTGTTCCCGTCTATGCAATGGGAATCGATTCAAGCGGACGTCCCTTCTACGCGATGCGATTCATCCGCGGCAACAGTCTCGCAAAAGAGATCGAACAATTCCATTCGCCGGCGTCGCCGATGACGACGGGCCAAAGAGAACTGGCGATGCGAAAAATGCTGCGACGTTTCACCGACGTTTGCAACGCTGTCGACTACGCACACAGTCGCGGCGTGCTCCATCGTGATCTGAAACCGGATAACGTGATGGTGGGGCCGTACGGCGAAACCTTGGTGGTCGATTGGGGACTCGCCAAACTGATCGACCAACCCGCAAACGACGAGGACCGCAGTCAAGAGCCCGCTTTCCTATCGGGAACGATCCCAAATGTGAATCGAATTTCTAGTCGCGGGGTGGTCGGGTCGCTGCCCTACATGAGCCCCGAGCAAGCCAACGGACTGTTCGACGAACTGACACCGGCGTGTGACATCTTCAGTCTCGGCGGCATTCTGTACAACCTGCTCACCGGTCGAACGTTATACACCGGCGGGAGCATGTCGGAGGTTCTACAGAAAGCACGGCAACGCGAGTGTGTTCCAGCAAGACAAATCGATTCCAGTATTCATCCCGCGCTGGAAGCGATCTGCGAGCGGGCTACGGACAAGTCACCGCAAGAACGCTACGAGAGCGCCCGTCTACTCGCCGACGAGATTGATGCCTACCTCGCCGACCAACCGGTCGATGCGTACGACGAACCGATTTCGGCCCAGGTTCGACGCTGGATGCGACAACACCCACGGATCGTTTCAACGGTGCTGTCCGCACTTTTGGTCGCCAGCGTTGGGTTGACATTCGGCTTAGGGATCTTGTCGAACAAGAACGCGGAAATCAGCCAACAGAAAGAGGTCGCCACCCAGAACCTGCAAGCCGCCCGCACTGCGGTGCGAGAATCGCTGGTACGAATCAGCGAGGACCCACAACTGAAGCAAGAAGGACTCGCGAAGCTTCGTTCCCGACTGCTGGAAGCCCCGGCTTCCTTCTACACCGATTTTCTCAAACAGACTCCCAACGATCCGGCACTGCGTTTTGAACAAGCCGAGTGGCGATACTTACTGGGACGCATCACCGTCCAAATCGGAAGTCAGCAAGAAGCGATTGAGCATTTCCAGGCGTCGTATCGGTTGTGCAAAGACTTGCTGCAAATTGATCCAAGAGAAAACTCCTGGTTGCTGAAAGCGTCTCAGTCCTCCGTCGCGATTGCTGGAATCCAGCAATCGTTCGGCGAGTTCGAGCAAGCGATCGAGTCGGCAAACGAGTCGAGAGTTTTAGCCGAACGCCTGCCGGATTCATCGCAGGATCGAGACGAACTGCGGGCCCGCGCATTGAACGTGATCGCGTCGATTCAGCTCGTTCAATCGGACTTCGAAACGCTGGCCGCGACCCTAGACGAAATCGACAAATTCGGCGAAGGGCTATCGGATTCAATGCAACAAGAAAGCGACCGCATCCGCGCCACGATGCTTGCCGATCAAGGGCGAGTCGTTGAGTGTGAAACGGTTTTGAAGGCGGGACTCGAACGTCTTCAAAATTCCTCGCCTTCGTCTACGGACGCGGACAAAGCTGCCACCCAGCAAGCCGAACTGCATAACTCGCTTGGCATCCACTACGTGAGTACCGGTCGCCCAAACGCTGCCTTGGAGCAATTTACGAAAGGGCAAGCGATCGCCGAAGATCTGGCGGACCGTCATCGGGACGACGTCTACTTCCAAGAACTGCTGTCAAACTTTGAAAACAATCTGACCCTTCCGTATTCCGATATGGGCATTCGGCCGGACCCGTCGGCGATTCGGGAACAACTTGACCGTTCACTCGAAAAGACTCGGTCGGCTGCCCGCACCAATCCTGCGGACTACGTCAATACGCTCTCCATTGCTCGTTCGCTGATGAACCGCGGCGAAGAGAAACTCGACGCAGGAAACTCCGATACCGCAAAAGCTGATTTTGACGAGGCGAAAAGCATCACGGACGAGTTGCTTGGGAAATTTCCTGACTTGGTTGAGATTCAACAAGTTCGCAATCGTCTGATGTTCAACGAGTCCACAAGGTTGGCCGCAAACAATCAAACGACCCAGGCCATCCCGAAGTGTCGCCAAGCGATGGTGCAAACGCAATCATTGATTGATCGTGGAATTGTCGCCGCGTTTGCGTCGAGAGCCGACGGGCATCGGCGTCTTGCGCAGTTTGCTATTCAAGCGGGAAAGTGGGATGTCGCCAAAAGCGAGATCAATCAATGGCGTGATTTGTACGAACAAGTTCCATCGACCTATCGCGACGCGCCCGCTCACTCTCAACAACTCGCGTGGGCGGCCCAAAACATGGTCGATGTCCACTATGGCGAGAACCGATATGACGATGCGTTTGCCGAAGTGGAAAACGCTCTTGAGATTCGTGGCAAGCTCGTCAAGAGATTTCCAGACGAACCGTTTTTCGCGTCGCAACTCGGATGGCTGCACAATTGGTACGGCTTTCAATTGCTGTCCATCCGCGGCGAATCCGCCATGCCCGATGCATTGATTCAGATGCGTGCGGGTTGCAGCGAACTGCAAAAGGTCCCAACGCAGTGGCGAAATAACTCGTCATTGCAAGGACAAATCGACGCCGAGAAATTTTTGGCGGATTTAAATATCGAGTCCGGGGATTTTGAAACAGCACTGGATCGATACCAATTCGCGATCGAGTGTTCCGACGCACTCTTTGATCGCAATCAACAATTTCAGAATCTCATCCAACAGTCACAGTTGTGTACCGCCAAGTCGCAGGTGCTGGCTCTTCTCGAACGCAACGAGGAGATGGATGCGGCGCTCGTGACCGCTCGATCGGTCGTCGAGCGGATCTTGATCGAGCAACCCGACCACGAGGGGGCCAAACGACAGCGTTACGCAGTGTTGGTCACCCACGGGAACCGAATGCGGTTACGAGAAAAATTCGCCGAGGCACTTGAGTATTTTGAACAAGCGATTGATGTCGGCGGCCACGAAGACTTGACGCTCGCTCGAATTTTGCAAGCATCCATGCAGGTGAGAATTGGCAACTATCAAACCGGCGTCGAGATTGCCAAGTCGTCTTTATTTGCCAACGCCGTCCTGCCGGAGGATCGATACAATGCTGCTTGCGTGTACGCACTGGCGAGTGCGGCAGCGTCACAAGATGGCGACCTTGCCAGCGATGAACGCAAATCGGTCGCGAACCGGTTTGCCGCAAGTGCAGTCAACCTACTCGATGAAGCCTTCGAGTCACCTGACTATGCGATCGAATCGAATATCGAAGTGTTGTTGACCGACCAGGAACTTGAAAGTCTCCGAAAGCGTGAAGATTACCAAGCCTTGGTCAAGCAACTGCAGCATCTTCCTTAA